ACGCCCAAAAAAGGCTGGAGCAATAAAGCCAAAGGCGCGGCCATTGGCGGCGGCGCTGGTGCCGTGACCGGTGCGGTTCTGGGTGGTACAAAGGGCGCCATCATCGGCGGTGCCGCCGGCGTGGTGGGCGGTGGCCTCATTGGCCGCAACAAGGACAAGAAGAAGGACCCGGCCCGCTACGAGGCCTACCGCAAGAAAAAATAGGGAAACCCCATTTCCCGGGCTTTGCCAAAAAGGACCCGGCCGTTGCGGCCGGGTCCTTTTTTTATGCTTCAGCGAAGCATTAAACTCATTCAACTAGCCAATGGCCGGGTTCGGCTCATGAGTTTGGCAAGGTGGTTGCAAATGGCGTACTTGCTGGCTCAATACCCTGGAAACGGCCTTCTGCCGGCATCTTTTATCCAAACCCTTTTTTAAACATGAAATTTCTTCGTTCATCCCTCACGTTTCTGCTGGCCCTGCTGCTGTTGGTAAACAACTTTGCGCAGGCCCAAACCTCCACCGTTTCGACGGCTA
This DNA window, taken from Hymenobacter sp. 5317J-9, encodes the following:
- a CDS encoding YMGG-like glycine zipper-containing protein, with translation MKTFKIYFLMVFAFLLLAGSAAQAQTPKKGWSNKAKGAAIGGGAGAVTGAVLGGTKGAIIGGAAGVVGGGLIGRNKDKKKDPARYEAYRKKK